The following proteins come from a genomic window of Corallococcus sp. NCRR:
- a CDS encoding C40 family peptidase encodes MSRLSFPSLHPWRMRALSLAVMGAAASLTACATPSALAVSPSGVPAFSEDMLTPGFWIRRAPSPDAVLLDAGQVAAKRLRAFGPEGGLIDLKGIPATLTRAQVSDWVRAAQRTPIEAAIDEQGQPVTEAVLDGLRQNAAAEHIPESATARYGLSVRRTHLRALPSDRRFFASEDSRDYESLQAGILFPGEPVVIAHQSADQQWLFVQTTQGPAWVKRGDIAEGTADAVFSYVAKAPGRVVTGDQVRTVFTPEAPGVSELDLDMGVALPHADVAPGEPVNGASSYASWPVRLPVREEDGSLAFKSALLRRTADTAPGYLPLTRANILRQSFKFLGERYGWGHQFNARDCSGLTSEVYRSMGLLLPPNSGMQGRSAALNHRLFTAKDSHADRMRALEQAEVGDLVVVPGHVLMIIGHVNGEPYVIQDVPYAVFKDPATQQVRRTKLNQVSVTPLLPLYADDTTLYVDAMTSLVHVTRP; translated from the coding sequence ATGAGCCGCCTGTCCTTCCCTTCTCTTCATCCGTGGCGGATGCGGGCCCTCTCGCTCGCGGTGATGGGGGCCGCGGCCAGCCTCACCGCCTGCGCCACGCCGTCCGCGCTCGCGGTGTCTCCGTCCGGGGTGCCCGCGTTCAGCGAAGACATGCTGACGCCCGGGTTCTGGATCCGCCGCGCGCCGTCTCCCGATGCCGTGCTGCTCGATGCCGGGCAGGTGGCGGCGAAGCGCCTGCGCGCGTTCGGTCCGGAGGGCGGCCTGATCGACCTGAAGGGCATCCCGGCCACGCTGACGCGGGCACAGGTCTCCGACTGGGTCAGGGCCGCGCAGCGGACGCCCATCGAGGCGGCCATCGACGAACAGGGCCAGCCGGTGACGGAGGCGGTGCTCGACGGGCTCCGCCAGAACGCGGCGGCCGAGCACATTCCTGAAAGCGCCACCGCGCGCTACGGGCTCAGCGTGCGGCGCACGCACCTGCGGGCGCTGCCGTCCGACCGGCGGTTCTTCGCTTCGGAGGACTCCCGCGACTACGAAAGCCTCCAGGCCGGCATCCTGTTCCCGGGTGAGCCGGTCGTCATCGCGCACCAGAGCGCGGACCAGCAGTGGCTGTTCGTCCAGACGACGCAGGGCCCCGCGTGGGTGAAGCGCGGCGACATCGCGGAGGGCACGGCGGACGCGGTGTTCTCCTACGTGGCGAAAGCGCCCGGGCGCGTCGTCACGGGGGACCAGGTGCGCACGGTCTTCACGCCGGAGGCGCCGGGGGTGTCCGAGCTCGATCTCGACATGGGGGTCGCGCTGCCACATGCCGACGTGGCGCCCGGCGAGCCCGTCAACGGCGCCAGCAGCTATGCCTCCTGGCCGGTGCGACTGCCGGTGCGCGAAGAGGACGGCTCCCTGGCCTTCAAGAGCGCCCTGCTCCGCCGGACCGCCGACACCGCGCCGGGCTATCTGCCGCTGACGCGCGCCAACATCCTCCGCCAGTCCTTCAAGTTCCTCGGCGAGCGCTACGGCTGGGGGCACCAGTTCAATGCGCGCGATTGCAGCGGCCTGACCAGCGAGGTGTACCGAAGCATGGGGCTCCTCCTGCCGCCCAACTCCGGGATGCAGGGCAGGAGCGCGGCGCTGAATCACCGCCTCTTCACGGCGAAGGACTCACACGCCGACCGGATGCGCGCGCTGGAGCAGGCGGAGGTGGGCGACCTCGTCGTCGTCCCCGGCCATGTCCTGATGATCATCGGCCACGTGAACGGCGAGCCCTACGTCATCCAGGATGTCCCCTACGCCGTGTTCAAGGACCCGGCCACGCAGCAGGTCCGCAGGACGAAGCTCAATCAGGTGTCGGTCACCCCGCTGCTGCCCCTGTACGCCGACGACACGACCCTCTACGTGGACGCGATGACGAGCCTCGTGCACGTCACGCGCCCCTAG
- a CDS encoding M48 family metallopeptidase, which produces MASSRKSPGFVRGLVLPALLLFPLPLFGLWFAGHASDRFDAQVLEVIEKQMGRDTTLSEADRQESLAFYREVPASAACRSDGEELASYRDGLGEACSDAKQFGWAYRVSWALLALGLGSAGVALLCGLAAFISRPFQYGSFVVGWHVLRITSALQVVGQGVLLVWLSYWVTALWANRYYPKLIGIMGLLAAAAIFLVVVAIFSRPPMDFDVEAEEVPEARAPELWACVRRLCERLQTPPPDHILAGIDTNFFVTENDVRVDGKVLSGRTLFVSLSLLRLLERSEAEAVLAHEMGHLLGGDTGHGKRLSPMLSHFGHYLETLYEGGVTRPIFYFMAAYRALFELSLGRSRRASELAADRLAAGVTSGQDIARSLVKVGAYSSFRDRVEAKLFAQDQQHQTVAISQRVAHGFSEYAQSEVVHDDLQGAVTPHPFDSHPPLGARMENVGVQLKPADMAQVLLEPVQSSWVEAFEDAEAIEARLWGAYEARFSQAHDLALACRYEPSTDEERQHVERFFPALVFEGKEAGYEVQMDYARVRCSEWEQPIEFERIANATTSERLFKKYLDLEVTGEGRFLGRHSICLSKLREQDALLGAFQRYLGRHRLMTEHRSSSQAA; this is translated from the coding sequence ATGGCCTCTTCCCGGAAATCCCCTGGTTTCGTCCGCGGCCTCGTGTTGCCCGCGCTGCTGCTCTTCCCCCTGCCGCTGTTCGGGCTCTGGTTCGCCGGTCATGCCTCCGACCGCTTCGATGCGCAGGTGCTCGAAGTCATCGAGAAGCAGATGGGACGGGACACGACGCTGAGCGAGGCCGACCGTCAGGAGTCGCTCGCGTTCTATCGCGAGGTCCCCGCGTCGGCGGCCTGTCGGAGCGACGGCGAGGAGCTGGCGAGCTACCGCGACGGGCTGGGCGAGGCGTGCTCGGACGCGAAGCAGTTCGGATGGGCGTACCGGGTCTCCTGGGCCCTGCTGGCGCTCGGGCTGGGCTCCGCGGGGGTCGCGCTCCTGTGTGGCCTGGCCGCGTTCATCTCGCGTCCCTTCCAGTACGGCAGCTTCGTGGTGGGCTGGCACGTGCTGCGCATCACCAGCGCGCTCCAGGTGGTGGGGCAGGGCGTGCTGCTCGTGTGGCTCTCCTACTGGGTGACCGCCCTCTGGGCCAATCGCTACTACCCGAAGCTCATCGGCATCATGGGCCTGCTGGCGGCGGCGGCCATCTTCCTGGTGGTGGTGGCCATCTTCAGCCGCCCGCCCATGGACTTCGACGTGGAGGCGGAGGAGGTGCCCGAAGCGCGCGCCCCGGAGCTGTGGGCCTGCGTGCGCCGGCTGTGCGAGCGGCTCCAGACCCCGCCGCCCGACCACATCCTCGCGGGCATCGACACCAACTTCTTCGTCACCGAGAACGACGTGCGCGTGGACGGGAAGGTCCTCTCCGGCCGCACGCTCTTCGTGAGCCTGTCCCTGCTGCGCCTGCTGGAGCGCTCCGAGGCGGAGGCCGTCCTGGCGCACGAGATGGGGCACCTGCTGGGCGGCGACACGGGGCACGGCAAGCGGCTGTCGCCCATGCTCTCGCACTTCGGCCACTACCTGGAGACGCTGTACGAGGGCGGCGTCACGCGCCCCATCTTCTATTTCATGGCGGCCTACCGCGCCCTGTTCGAGCTGTCGCTGGGCCGCAGCCGCCGCGCCAGTGAGCTCGCGGCGGACCGGCTGGCGGCGGGTGTCACGTCGGGGCAGGACATCGCCCGCTCGCTGGTGAAGGTGGGCGCGTACTCGAGCTTCCGGGACCGCGTGGAGGCGAAGCTCTTCGCCCAGGACCAGCAGCACCAGACGGTGGCCATCTCCCAGCGGGTCGCGCACGGCTTCTCCGAGTACGCCCAGTCCGAGGTGGTGCACGACGACCTGCAGGGCGCCGTGACGCCCCATCCGTTCGACTCGCACCCGCCGCTGGGCGCGCGCATGGAGAACGTGGGCGTCCAGTTGAAGCCCGCGGACATGGCGCAGGTGCTGCTGGAGCCCGTGCAGTCCTCGTGGGTGGAGGCCTTCGAGGACGCGGAGGCCATCGAGGCGCGGCTGTGGGGCGCCTACGAGGCGCGCTTCTCCCAGGCCCATGACCTGGCGCTCGCGTGCCGCTACGAGCCGTCCACGGACGAGGAGCGGCAGCACGTGGAGAGGTTCTTCCCGGCGCTCGTCTTCGAGGGCAAGGAGGCCGGCTACGAAGTCCAGATGGACTACGCGCGGGTGCGCTGCTCGGAATGGGAACAGCCCATCGAGTTCGAGCGGATCGCCAACGCCACCACCTCCGAGCGCCTGTTCAAGAAGTACCTGGACCTGGAGGTCACCGGGGAGGGGCGCTTCCTGGGCCGGCACTCCATCTGCCTGAGCAAGCTGCGGGAGCAGGACGCGCTGCTGGGGGCCTTCCAGCGCTACCTGGGCCGGCACCGGCTCATGACGGAGCACCGCTCGAGCTCGCAGGCCGCTTGA
- a CDS encoding SMI1/KNR4 family protein — MIDPRFPARLLEDLAQGRSTEGPRTRLNIDRYGDESEELPAALVPFARDGGGGAWYLDVEDALKKGVGAIFYLHMSETYGDTRYVAASYDELLQRVAEGLRPSDLPTFDELASRQAPKNVRVPGIEGLVDVKQVYASTGTPGVVTVHDDARCEGGFVARAGTSVYISGEGRIQYVTLAERAIVDGIACAGGTDLALNPRTGRPLRFTPAEPLVVDGIPLAPFHEVTVEDPISSPGVSGMLARDHDVDGFPLAGGTRVVLLGDKLSSGTLRADADVAGTRLPAGTWFELVAGLLFRTRPPAA, encoded by the coding sequence ATGATCGACCCACGCTTTCCCGCCAGGCTCCTGGAAGACCTGGCCCAGGGGCGCAGCACCGAGGGTCCGCGCACGCGCCTCAACATCGACAGGTATGGAGATGAGAGCGAAGAGCTGCCCGCCGCGCTCGTCCCCTTCGCCAGGGATGGGGGCGGCGGCGCCTGGTACCTCGACGTCGAGGACGCGCTGAAGAAGGGCGTGGGCGCCATCTTCTACCTCCACATGAGCGAGACGTACGGCGATACCCGCTACGTCGCGGCCTCCTACGACGAGCTCCTGCAACGCGTCGCGGAGGGCCTGCGTCCGAGTGACCTGCCCACCTTCGATGAGCTCGCGTCGCGGCAGGCGCCGAAGAACGTGCGCGTGCCGGGCATCGAAGGCCTGGTGGACGTCAAGCAGGTCTACGCGAGCACCGGCACCCCTGGCGTCGTGACCGTGCATGACGACGCGCGCTGCGAGGGAGGCTTCGTGGCGCGGGCGGGCACGTCCGTCTACATCTCCGGCGAGGGCCGCATCCAGTACGTCACCCTGGCCGAACGCGCGATCGTGGATGGCATCGCGTGCGCCGGGGGCACGGACCTCGCCCTCAATCCCCGGACCGGACGCCCGCTGAGATTCACACCGGCGGAGCCCCTGGTCGTCGACGGCATCCCGCTGGCTCCCTTCCACGAGGTCACGGTCGAGGATCCCATCTCCTCCCCCGGAGTGAGCGGCATGCTGGCCCGCGACCACGACGTGGACGGGTTCCCCCTGGCGGGCGGCACACGGGTGGTCCTGCTCGGGGACAAGCTCAGCAGCGGCACGCTGCGCGCGGATGCGGACGTCGCGGGGACGCGGCTTCCCGCCGGCACCTGGTTCGAGCTGGTGGCCGGGCTTCTCTTCCGCACCCGCCCGCCCGCGGCGTGA
- a CDS encoding O-methyltransferase — translation MPSPSTAPSGAAESVFHAWDPLTILPDERVRAVLRRLHGEADRQVPGVLLHLLPQLPRMLLGRPIDKPGTEHAFADKYLSIDRAQGAFCYLTARALRATTVVEFGTSFGVSTLWLAAAVRDNGGGRVIGTELLPEKARRAQAHLEEAGLASFVEIRVGDATQTLREGLGDVDFMLNDGFPLRALDVLQLVAPAMRPGAVVVTDNVGVFKADYRDYVRWVRDPRNGFASMTVPFRSGTEYSVRQAARPD, via the coding sequence ATGCCATCGCCTTCCACCGCGCCTTCAGGCGCCGCCGAGTCCGTCTTCCATGCCTGGGATCCCCTGACCATCCTGCCCGACGAACGGGTGCGCGCCGTGCTGCGCCGCCTCCACGGCGAGGCGGACCGCCAGGTCCCAGGCGTCCTCCTCCACCTCCTGCCACAGCTGCCGCGGATGCTCCTCGGCCGCCCCATCGACAAGCCGGGCACGGAGCACGCCTTCGCTGACAAGTACCTCTCGATTGATCGCGCCCAGGGCGCCTTCTGCTACCTGACGGCGCGAGCGCTCCGGGCCACGACCGTCGTCGAGTTCGGCACGTCCTTTGGCGTCTCGACGCTGTGGCTGGCGGCGGCGGTGCGCGACAACGGCGGTGGCCGCGTCATTGGCACCGAGCTCTTGCCGGAGAAGGCGCGGCGCGCGCAGGCGCACCTGGAAGAGGCAGGGCTCGCATCCTTCGTGGAGATTCGCGTGGGGGACGCGACCCAGACGCTGCGGGAGGGCCTCGGGGATGTGGACTTCATGCTCAACGACGGGTTCCCCCTGCGGGCGCTCGACGTGCTCCAGCTCGTCGCCCCAGCCATGCGTCCGGGCGCCGTGGTGGTGACCGACAACGTCGGTGTCTTCAAGGCGGACTACCGCGACTACGTCCGCTGGGTGCGCGACCCGCGCAACGGCTTCGCGTCGATGACGGTCCCGTTCCGCTCGGGCACCGAGTACTCGGTCCGGCAGGCGGCGCGCCCGGACTGA
- a CDS encoding AraC family transcriptional regulator has translation MAAKRRNSKAARPVDPASWTFGGDVQVANGPPGAVSPHESLGGRFVLDSRGRLKTTVERPVNAIGVRMARGEAESQPHAHRESQLMYLVRGEMLCEASNALWIVPPQSALWIPGSVTHRIRARAPLEGYSVFLKPRAAPNLPKDCCAVSVTPLFRELLLRLATRPTLYDLKGPDARLVTVLLDELATVSIEKHRLPMPDDPRLRRLVDAMAAEPAIGVTTKTWAKRIGVSERTLNRVLVEETGLSFGRWRQQLHIILAIQKLSRGAAVQSVALDLGYESASSFVTMFRKALGTSPARYMASRLATPVPKP, from the coding sequence ATGGCGGCGAAGCGGCGGAACTCGAAGGCGGCAAGGCCCGTGGATCCGGCGAGCTGGACGTTTGGCGGAGACGTCCAGGTGGCGAACGGGCCTCCTGGCGCGGTGTCGCCGCACGAGTCGCTCGGAGGCCGGTTCGTGCTGGACTCGCGTGGGCGCCTGAAGACCACGGTCGAGCGGCCCGTGAACGCGATCGGGGTCCGCATGGCGCGCGGTGAGGCCGAGAGCCAACCCCACGCGCACCGCGAATCACAGCTCATGTACCTGGTGCGCGGAGAGATGCTTTGCGAAGCGTCGAACGCGCTCTGGATCGTCCCGCCTCAGTCCGCGCTGTGGATCCCCGGCTCCGTGACGCATCGGATCCGGGCTCGCGCGCCGCTCGAAGGCTACAGCGTCTTCCTCAAGCCGCGCGCGGCGCCGAACCTCCCGAAGGATTGCTGCGCGGTGTCGGTGACGCCGCTCTTCCGCGAGCTCCTGCTGCGCCTGGCGACGCGTCCCACGCTCTACGACCTCAAGGGGCCGGACGCGCGTCTGGTGACGGTGCTCCTCGACGAGCTCGCGACGGTCTCCATCGAGAAGCACCGCCTGCCGATGCCGGACGATCCCCGGCTGCGGCGTCTGGTGGACGCGATGGCCGCCGAGCCGGCGATTGGCGTGACGACGAAGACGTGGGCGAAGCGGATCGGCGTCAGCGAGCGCACGTTGAACCGCGTGCTCGTCGAGGAGACGGGCTTGAGCTTCGGCCGCTGGCGCCAGCAGCTCCACATCATCCTGGCCATCCAGAAGCTCTCCCGGGGCGCCGCCGTGCAGAGCGTGGCGCTGGACCTGGGCTACGAGAGCGCGAGCAGCTTCGTGACCATGTTCCGCAAGGCGCTCGGAACGTCACCCGCGCGGTACATGGCGAGCCGCCTGGCCACGCCCGTGCCGAAGCCGTAG
- a CDS encoding deoxyhypusine synthase family protein, with amino-acid sequence MSPSELPVLEFILTNYKNFNARATRDALLSYWEHVSGGGRMFWSVAGAMSSAQLGITLAPAIRAGLIHGLSVTGANLEESLFRLVAHTAYKDFPEYRYMTKQDDTRILDQRMRRVTDTSIPEDEAFRAVEKIVVPMWKNASAKGERRFWHEYFYELIQVLEPSAYEGDPEACWLMEAARRKLPIVVPGYEDSTFGNIFASYVKTGDCNASIVKSGIEYMADFYDRYEELSAGQGVGFFQIGGGIAGDFPICVVPSTKYDLQKPVKPWAYFCQISDSTTSYGSYSGATPNEKITWDKLTETTPMFVIESDATIVAPLMLRALLECQARPEAANALIARHRR; translated from the coding sequence ATGTCCCCGTCCGAACTGCCCGTCCTCGAGTTCATCCTCACGAACTACAAGAACTTCAACGCCCGCGCGACGCGCGACGCGCTCCTGTCCTACTGGGAGCATGTGTCGGGCGGCGGCCGGATGTTCTGGAGCGTCGCGGGCGCGATGTCGTCCGCGCAGCTCGGTATCACGCTCGCGCCCGCCATCCGCGCGGGATTGATTCACGGCCTGTCGGTGACGGGCGCCAACCTGGAGGAGTCGCTCTTCCGGCTCGTCGCGCACACGGCGTACAAGGACTTCCCCGAGTACCGCTACATGACCAAGCAGGATGACACGCGCATCCTGGACCAGCGGATGCGCCGGGTCACCGACACGAGCATCCCCGAGGACGAGGCGTTCCGCGCGGTGGAGAAGATCGTCGTCCCCATGTGGAAGAACGCCTCCGCGAAGGGCGAGCGCCGCTTCTGGCACGAGTACTTCTACGAGCTCATCCAGGTGCTGGAGCCCTCGGCGTACGAAGGAGACCCGGAGGCCTGCTGGCTGATGGAGGCGGCGCGGCGCAAGCTGCCCATCGTCGTCCCGGGCTACGAGGACTCGACGTTCGGCAACATCTTCGCGTCCTACGTGAAGACGGGCGACTGCAACGCGAGCATCGTCAAGTCCGGCATCGAGTACATGGCCGACTTCTACGACCGCTACGAGGAGCTGTCCGCGGGCCAGGGCGTGGGCTTCTTCCAGATTGGCGGCGGCATCGCCGGTGACTTCCCCATCTGTGTCGTGCCGTCCACGAAGTACGACCTGCAGAAGCCCGTGAAGCCGTGGGCCTACTTCTGCCAGATCAGCGACTCGACGACGTCCTACGGCTCGTACTCGGGCGCCACGCCCAACGAAAAGATCACCTGGGACAAGCTGACGGAGACGACGCCGATGTTCGTCATCGAGTCGGACGCCACCATCGTCGCCCCGCTCATGCTCCGCGCGCTGCTCGAGTGCCAGGCCAGGCCGGAGGCGGCGAACGCGCTCATCGCCCGCCACCGGCGCTAG
- a CDS encoding SBBP repeat-containing protein — translation MKHLLLSMFGFAGVVGAAGLPSVAAAQVPSPSWVAQLGANLDEQANAVAVSGASVYVVGQTTSQLGADPKAGGQDAFIARYDTAGNLQWVHQLGTPGADRATAVATDADGNAYVAGITFGGFDFYSNAGGFDFFIAKYDAAGNRLWLRQNGTQMDDFATGIAVGADDTLYFTGYTGGSFANGGNPNNYDIIAGLYDTAGNPYWLQQYGTSASDVARSIAVTPTHEVYIVGNTSGSLDGTTPAVNSDIFLLKLNILGVQQWVRQIDAGELDDAKGVAVGPDGGVYVAGETFGSLDGNTNNGTIDVLLARYDSAGNRDWSRMLGGGQPDYAFGVAVSPDNVVQVVGYTSGLDGIPSAGLSDAFLTRYDALGTKLGSRLLGTSRQDIARGVAVDAAGNAYVAGQTGGSLGGNPSAGVTDAFLARF, via the coding sequence ATGAAACACCTTCTCTTGAGCATGTTTGGGTTCGCGGGCGTCGTCGGCGCCGCGGGTCTCCCCTCCGTCGCCGCGGCCCAGGTTCCGTCCCCCTCCTGGGTGGCCCAGCTCGGCGCCAACCTGGATGAGCAGGCCAACGCCGTGGCCGTGTCGGGCGCGAGCGTCTACGTGGTGGGTCAGACGACCAGCCAGCTCGGTGCCGACCCGAAGGCCGGGGGGCAGGATGCGTTCATTGCCCGGTACGACACCGCCGGCAACCTCCAGTGGGTCCACCAGTTGGGCACCCCCGGGGCGGACCGCGCCACCGCCGTGGCCACCGACGCGGACGGCAACGCCTACGTCGCCGGCATCACCTTCGGCGGCTTCGACTTCTATTCCAATGCGGGCGGCTTCGACTTCTTCATCGCCAAGTACGACGCCGCCGGCAACCGGCTGTGGTTGCGTCAGAACGGCACGCAGATGGATGACTTCGCCACCGGCATCGCCGTGGGCGCGGACGACACGCTCTACTTCACCGGTTACACCGGCGGCAGCTTCGCCAACGGCGGCAATCCCAACAACTATGACATCATCGCCGGGCTCTATGACACGGCGGGCAATCCGTACTGGCTCCAGCAGTACGGCACCTCCGCGAGCGACGTGGCGCGAAGCATCGCCGTCACGCCGACCCACGAGGTCTACATCGTCGGGAACACCTCCGGCAGCCTCGACGGCACCACCCCGGCGGTGAACAGCGACATCTTCCTGCTCAAGCTCAACATCCTCGGCGTCCAGCAGTGGGTCCGGCAGATTGACGCGGGCGAGCTGGATGACGCCAAGGGCGTCGCCGTGGGCCCTGACGGCGGCGTCTACGTCGCTGGCGAGACGTTCGGCAGCCTGGACGGCAACACCAACAACGGCACCATCGACGTGCTGCTCGCCCGCTACGACAGCGCCGGCAACCGCGACTGGAGCCGCATGCTCGGAGGCGGGCAGCCCGACTACGCGTTCGGCGTCGCCGTCAGCCCGGACAACGTCGTGCAGGTGGTCGGCTACACCTCCGGGCTCGACGGCATCCCGTCCGCGGGCCTCTCCGATGCCTTCCTCACCCGCTACGACGCGCTCGGCACGAAGCTGGGCTCCCGGCTCCTGGGCACCTCGCGCCAGGACATCGCCCGCGGCGTGGCCGTGGACGCCGCCGGCAACGCCTACGTCGCCGGGCAGACCGGCGGAAGCCTCGGCGGCAATCCCAGCGCTGGCGTCACCGACGCCTTCCTCGCCCGCTTCTGA